A genomic stretch from Ovis canadensis isolate MfBH-ARS-UI-01 breed Bighorn chromosome 5, ARS-UI_OviCan_v2, whole genome shotgun sequence includes:
- the ILF3 gene encoding interleukin enhancer-binding factor 3 isoform X2, which produces MRPVRIFVNDDRHVMAKHSSVYPTQEELEAVQNMVSHTERALKAVSDWIDEQEKGSSDHAESENVDVPAEDEGKEGAGEQKTEHMTRTLRGVMRVGLVAKGLLLKGDLDLELVLLCKEKPTTALLDKVADNLAIQLTAVTDDKYEILQSVDDAAIVIKNTKEPPLSLTIHLTSPVVREEMEKVLAGETLSVNDPPDVLDRQKCLAALASLRHAKWFQARANGLKSCVIVIRVLRDLCTRVPTWGPLRGWPLELLCEKSIGTANRPMGAGEALRRVLECLASGIVMPDGSGIYDPCEKEATDAIGHLDRQQREDITQSAQHALRLAAFGQLHKVLGMDPLPSKMPKKPKNENPVDYTVQIPPSTTYAITPMKRPMEEDGEEKSPSKKKKKIQKKEEKAEPPQAMNALMRLNQLKPGLQYKLISQTGPVHAPIFTMSVEVDGSSFEASGPSKKTAKLHVAVKVLQDMGLPTGAEGRDSSKGEDSAEETEAKPAVVAPPPVVEAVSTPSAAFPSDPTTEQGPILTKHGKNPVMELNEKRRGLKYELISETGGSHDKRFVMEVEVDGQKFQGAGSNKKVAKAYAALAALEKLFPDAPLSLEANKKKRAPVPVRGGPKFAAKPHNPGFGMGGPMHNEVPPPPNLRGRGRGGNIRGRGRGRGFGGANHGGYMNAGAGYGSYGYGGNSATAGYSQFYSNGGHSGNAGGGGGGGGGGSSGYGSYYQGDNYNSPVPPKHAGKKQPHGGQQKPSYGSGYQPHQGQQQSYSQSQYSNYGPPQGKQKGYNHGQGNYSSYSNSYGSPGGGGGSDYSYESKFNYSGSGGRSGGNSYGSGGSSYNPGSHGGYGGSGGGSSYQGKQGGYSSQSNYNSPGSGQNYSGPPSSYQSSQGGYGRNADHSMNYQYR; this is translated from the exons atg CGTCCAGTGAGAATTTTTGTGAATGATGATCGCCATGTGATGGCAAAGCACTCCTCCGTTTACCCCACGCAAGAGGAACTGGAGGCGGTCCAGAACATGGTGTCCCACACGGAGCGGGCTCTCAAAGCTGTGTCGGACTGGATCGATGAGCAAGAGAAAGGCAGCAGCGACCACGCCGAGTCTGAGAATGTGGATGTGCCCGCGGAAGACGAGGGCAAAGAAGGGGCTGG GGAGCAGAAGACAGAGCACATGACCAGAACCCTGAGGGGAGTGATGCGTGTTGGCCTCGTGGCCAAGGGCCTGCTGCTCAAGGGGGATTTGGACTTGGAGCTGGTGCTGCTGTGTAAGGAGAAGCCCACAACTGCCCTCCTGGACAAGGTGGCCGACAACCTGGCCATCCAGCTCACT GCTGTCACAGATGACAAGTATGAAATACTCCAGTCTGTTGATGACGCTGCGATTGtgataaaaaacacaaaagagcCTCCATTGTCCCTGACCATCCACCTGACCTCCCCTGTtgtcagagaagaaatggagaaagtatTAGCTGGAG AAACGCTATCAGTCAACGACCCCCCGGACGTTCTGGACAGGCAGAAATGCCTTGCTGCCTTGGCGTCCCTCCGACACGCCAAGTGGTTCCAG GCCAGAGCCAACGGGCTGAAGTCGTGTGTCATTGTCATCCGGGTCCTGAGGGACCTGTGCACCCGAGTGCCCACCTGGGGTCCCCTCAGAGGATGG CCCCTCGAGCTTCTCTGTGAGAAGTCCATCGGCACAGCCAACAGACCCATGGGTGCTGGCGAGGCCCTGCGGAGGGTGCTGGAGTGCCTGGCTTCGGGCATCGTCATGCCAG ATGGTTCTGGCATTTATGACCCTTGTGAAAAAGAAGCCACTGATGCTATTGGGCATCTAGACAGACAGCAACGGGAAGATATCACACAGAGTGCGCAG cacgCGCTGCGACTAGCTGCGTTTGGCCAGCTCCATAAAGTACTGGGTATGGACCCTCTGCCATCTAAGATGCCCAAGAAACCAAAGAATGAAAACCCAGTGGACTATACGG TTCAAATACCCCCCAGCACCACCTACGCTATTACACCCATGAAACGCCCGATGGAGGAAGATGGGGAGGAAAAGTCTCCtagcaaaaagaagaagaagattcaGAAGAAAG AGGAGAAGGCAGAGCCTCCACAAGCGATGAACGCCCTGATGAGACTGAACCAGCTCAAACCAGGGCTGCAGTACAAACTGATCTCCCAGACTGGTCCAGTGCACGCCCCCATTTTCACCATGTCAGTCGAGGTGGACGGGAGCTCCTTCGAGGCCTCTGGGCCCTCCAAAAAGACTGCCAAGCTGCACGTGGCTGTGAAG GTGTTACAGGACATGGGCTTGCCCACGGGCGCTGAAGGCAGAGACTCCAGCAAGGGGGAGGACTCCgctgaggagacagaggcgaagCCCGCTGTGGTGGCTCCTCCACCCGTGGTGGAGGCCGTCTCGACCCCCAGTGCTGCCTTTCCCTCTGATCCCACCACCGAG CAGGGGCCGATCCTGACCAAGCATGGCAAGAACCCTGTTATGGAACTGAATGAGAAGAGGCGTGGCCTCAAGTACGAACTCATCTCAGAGACGGGGGGCAGCCACGACAAACGCTTCGTCATGGAG gtCGAGGTGGATGGCCAGAAGTTTCAGGGTGCTGGCTCAAACAAAAAGGTGGCCAAAGCATATGCCGCCCTGGCTGCACTAGAAAAGCTGTTCCCTGACGCCCCTCTCTCCCTGGAGGCCAACAAGAAGAAGAGAGCCCCTGTGCCTGTGAGAGGCGGCCCCAAATTTGCTGCTAAG ccaCATAACCCTGGGTTCGGCATGGGGGGTCCCATGCACAATGaagtgcccccaccccccaacctccGAGGAcggggaagaggagggaacatCCGTGgtcgagggagagggagaggattcGGTGGTGCCAACCATGGAGGCTACATGAATGCTG GCGCTGGGTATGGCAGCTACGGGTATGGAGGCAACTCAGCGACTGCCGGCTACA GTCAGTTCTACAGCAACGGAGGGCATTCGGGGAATGCtggtggtggcggcggcgggggcggtggTGGCTCTTCTGGCTACGGTTCCTACTACCAAGGTGACAACTACAACTCCCCAGTGCCCCCAAAACACGCCGGGAAGAAGCAGCCGCACGGGGGCCAACAGAAGCCCTCATATGGCTCAGGCTACCAGCCCCACCAAGGCCAGCAGCAGTCCTACAGCCAGAGCCAGTATAGCAACTACGGACCCCCACAGGGCAAGCAGAAAGGCTACAATCATGGACAAGGCAACTACTCCTCGTACTCCAACTCTTAcggctcccctggaggtggaggCGGATCCGACTACAGCTACGAGAGCAAATTCA ACTACAGTGGTAGTGGAGGCCGAAGCGGCGGGAACAGCTACGGCTCAGGCGGATCGTCCTACAACCCAGGGTCGCACGGGGGCTATGGAGGTTCTGGGGGCGGCTCCTCATACCAAGGCAAACAAG GAGGCTACTCGTCACAGTCCAACTACAACTCTCCAGGGTCTGGCCAGAATTACAGCGGTCCTCCCAGCTCCTACCAGTCATCACAAGGGGGCTATGGCAGAAATGCAGACCACAGCATGAACTACCAATACAGATAA
- the ILF3 gene encoding interleukin enhancer-binding factor 3 isoform X4, which translates to MRPVRIFVNDDRHVMAKHSSVYPTQEELEAVQNMVSHTERALKAVSDWIDEQEKGSSDHAESENVDVPAEDEGKEGAGEQKTEHMTRTLRGVMRVGLVAKGLLLKGDLDLELVLLCKEKPTTALLDKVADNLAIQLTAVTDDKYEILQSVDDAAIVIKNTKEPPLSLTIHLTSPVVREEMEKVLAGETLSVNDPPDVLDRQKCLAALASLRHAKWFQARANGLKSCVIVIRVLRDLCTRVPTWGPLRGWPLELLCEKSIGTANRPMGAGEALRRVLECLASGIVMPDGSGIYDPCEKEATDAIGHLDRQQREDITQSAQHALRLAAFGQLHKVLGMDPLPSKMPKKPKNENPVDYTVQIPPSTTYAITPMKRPMEEDGEEKSPSKKKKKIQKKEEKAEPPQAMNALMRLNQLKPGLQYKLISQTGPVHAPIFTMSVEVDGSSFEASGPSKKTAKLHVAVKVLQDMGLPTGAEGRDSSKGEDSAEETEAKPAVVAPPPVVEAVSTPSAAFPSDPTTEQGPILTKHGKNPVMELNEKRRGLKYELISETGGSHDKRFVMEVEVDGQKFQGAGSNKKVAKAYAALAALEKLFPDAPLSLEANKKKRAPVPVRGGPKFAAKPHNPGFGMGGPMHNEVPPPPNLRGRGRGGNIRGRGRGRGFGGANHGGYMNAGAGYGSYGYGGNSATAGYSDFFTDCYGYHDFGSS; encoded by the exons atg CGTCCAGTGAGAATTTTTGTGAATGATGATCGCCATGTGATGGCAAAGCACTCCTCCGTTTACCCCACGCAAGAGGAACTGGAGGCGGTCCAGAACATGGTGTCCCACACGGAGCGGGCTCTCAAAGCTGTGTCGGACTGGATCGATGAGCAAGAGAAAGGCAGCAGCGACCACGCCGAGTCTGAGAATGTGGATGTGCCCGCGGAAGACGAGGGCAAAGAAGGGGCTGG GGAGCAGAAGACAGAGCACATGACCAGAACCCTGAGGGGAGTGATGCGTGTTGGCCTCGTGGCCAAGGGCCTGCTGCTCAAGGGGGATTTGGACTTGGAGCTGGTGCTGCTGTGTAAGGAGAAGCCCACAACTGCCCTCCTGGACAAGGTGGCCGACAACCTGGCCATCCAGCTCACT GCTGTCACAGATGACAAGTATGAAATACTCCAGTCTGTTGATGACGCTGCGATTGtgataaaaaacacaaaagagcCTCCATTGTCCCTGACCATCCACCTGACCTCCCCTGTtgtcagagaagaaatggagaaagtatTAGCTGGAG AAACGCTATCAGTCAACGACCCCCCGGACGTTCTGGACAGGCAGAAATGCCTTGCTGCCTTGGCGTCCCTCCGACACGCCAAGTGGTTCCAG GCCAGAGCCAACGGGCTGAAGTCGTGTGTCATTGTCATCCGGGTCCTGAGGGACCTGTGCACCCGAGTGCCCACCTGGGGTCCCCTCAGAGGATGG CCCCTCGAGCTTCTCTGTGAGAAGTCCATCGGCACAGCCAACAGACCCATGGGTGCTGGCGAGGCCCTGCGGAGGGTGCTGGAGTGCCTGGCTTCGGGCATCGTCATGCCAG ATGGTTCTGGCATTTATGACCCTTGTGAAAAAGAAGCCACTGATGCTATTGGGCATCTAGACAGACAGCAACGGGAAGATATCACACAGAGTGCGCAG cacgCGCTGCGACTAGCTGCGTTTGGCCAGCTCCATAAAGTACTGGGTATGGACCCTCTGCCATCTAAGATGCCCAAGAAACCAAAGAATGAAAACCCAGTGGACTATACGG TTCAAATACCCCCCAGCACCACCTACGCTATTACACCCATGAAACGCCCGATGGAGGAAGATGGGGAGGAAAAGTCTCCtagcaaaaagaagaagaagattcaGAAGAAAG AGGAGAAGGCAGAGCCTCCACAAGCGATGAACGCCCTGATGAGACTGAACCAGCTCAAACCAGGGCTGCAGTACAAACTGATCTCCCAGACTGGTCCAGTGCACGCCCCCATTTTCACCATGTCAGTCGAGGTGGACGGGAGCTCCTTCGAGGCCTCTGGGCCCTCCAAAAAGACTGCCAAGCTGCACGTGGCTGTGAAG GTGTTACAGGACATGGGCTTGCCCACGGGCGCTGAAGGCAGAGACTCCAGCAAGGGGGAGGACTCCgctgaggagacagaggcgaagCCCGCTGTGGTGGCTCCTCCACCCGTGGTGGAGGCCGTCTCGACCCCCAGTGCTGCCTTTCCCTCTGATCCCACCACCGAG CAGGGGCCGATCCTGACCAAGCATGGCAAGAACCCTGTTATGGAACTGAATGAGAAGAGGCGTGGCCTCAAGTACGAACTCATCTCAGAGACGGGGGGCAGCCACGACAAACGCTTCGTCATGGAG gtCGAGGTGGATGGCCAGAAGTTTCAGGGTGCTGGCTCAAACAAAAAGGTGGCCAAAGCATATGCCGCCCTGGCTGCACTAGAAAAGCTGTTCCCTGACGCCCCTCTCTCCCTGGAGGCCAACAAGAAGAAGAGAGCCCCTGTGCCTGTGAGAGGCGGCCCCAAATTTGCTGCTAAG ccaCATAACCCTGGGTTCGGCATGGGGGGTCCCATGCACAATGaagtgcccccaccccccaacctccGAGGAcggggaagaggagggaacatCCGTGgtcgagggagagggagaggattcGGTGGTGCCAACCATGGAGGCTACATGAATGCTG GCGCTGGGTATGGCAGCTACGGGTATGGAGGCAACTCAGCGACTGCCGGCTACA GTGACTTTTTCACAGACTGCTACGGCTATCATGATTTTGGGTCTTCCTAG
- the ILF3 gene encoding interleukin enhancer-binding factor 3 isoform X1: MRPVRIFVNDDRHVMAKHSSVYPTQEELEAVQNMVSHTERALKAVSDWIDEQEKGSSDHAESENVDVPAEDEGKEGAGEQKTEHMTRTLRGVMRVGLVAKGLLLKGDLDLELVLLCKEKPTTALLDKVADNLAIQLTAVTDDKYEILQSVDDAAIVIKNTKEPPLSLTIHLTSPVVREEMEKVLAGETLSVNDPPDVLDRQKCLAALASLRHAKWFQARANGLKSCVIVIRVLRDLCTRVPTWGPLRGWPLELLCEKSIGTANRPMGAGEALRRVLECLASGIVMPDGSGIYDPCEKEATDAIGHLDRQQREDITQSAQHALRLAAFGQLHKVLGMDPLPSKMPKKPKNENPVDYTVQIPPSTTYAITPMKRPMEEDGEEKSPSKKKKKIQKKEEKAEPPQAMNALMRLNQLKPGLQYKLISQTGPVHAPIFTMSVEVDGSSFEASGPSKKTAKLHVAVKVLQDMGLPTGAEGRDSSKGEDSAEETEAKPAVVAPPPVVEAVSTPSAAFPSDPTTENVKQQGPILTKHGKNPVMELNEKRRGLKYELISETGGSHDKRFVMEVEVDGQKFQGAGSNKKVAKAYAALAALEKLFPDAPLSLEANKKKRAPVPVRGGPKFAAKPHNPGFGMGGPMHNEVPPPPNLRGRGRGGNIRGRGRGRGFGGANHGGYMNAGAGYGSYGYGGNSATAGYSQFYSNGGHSGNAGGGGGGGGGGSSGYGSYYQGDNYNSPVPPKHAGKKQPHGGQQKPSYGSGYQPHQGQQQSYSQSQYSNYGPPQGKQKGYNHGQGNYSSYSNSYGSPGGGGGSDYSYESKFNYSGSGGRSGGNSYGSGGSSYNPGSHGGYGGSGGGSSYQGKQGGYSSQSNYNSPGSGQNYSGPPSSYQSSQGGYGRNADHSMNYQYR, encoded by the exons atg CGTCCAGTGAGAATTTTTGTGAATGATGATCGCCATGTGATGGCAAAGCACTCCTCCGTTTACCCCACGCAAGAGGAACTGGAGGCGGTCCAGAACATGGTGTCCCACACGGAGCGGGCTCTCAAAGCTGTGTCGGACTGGATCGATGAGCAAGAGAAAGGCAGCAGCGACCACGCCGAGTCTGAGAATGTGGATGTGCCCGCGGAAGACGAGGGCAAAGAAGGGGCTGG GGAGCAGAAGACAGAGCACATGACCAGAACCCTGAGGGGAGTGATGCGTGTTGGCCTCGTGGCCAAGGGCCTGCTGCTCAAGGGGGATTTGGACTTGGAGCTGGTGCTGCTGTGTAAGGAGAAGCCCACAACTGCCCTCCTGGACAAGGTGGCCGACAACCTGGCCATCCAGCTCACT GCTGTCACAGATGACAAGTATGAAATACTCCAGTCTGTTGATGACGCTGCGATTGtgataaaaaacacaaaagagcCTCCATTGTCCCTGACCATCCACCTGACCTCCCCTGTtgtcagagaagaaatggagaaagtatTAGCTGGAG AAACGCTATCAGTCAACGACCCCCCGGACGTTCTGGACAGGCAGAAATGCCTTGCTGCCTTGGCGTCCCTCCGACACGCCAAGTGGTTCCAG GCCAGAGCCAACGGGCTGAAGTCGTGTGTCATTGTCATCCGGGTCCTGAGGGACCTGTGCACCCGAGTGCCCACCTGGGGTCCCCTCAGAGGATGG CCCCTCGAGCTTCTCTGTGAGAAGTCCATCGGCACAGCCAACAGACCCATGGGTGCTGGCGAGGCCCTGCGGAGGGTGCTGGAGTGCCTGGCTTCGGGCATCGTCATGCCAG ATGGTTCTGGCATTTATGACCCTTGTGAAAAAGAAGCCACTGATGCTATTGGGCATCTAGACAGACAGCAACGGGAAGATATCACACAGAGTGCGCAG cacgCGCTGCGACTAGCTGCGTTTGGCCAGCTCCATAAAGTACTGGGTATGGACCCTCTGCCATCTAAGATGCCCAAGAAACCAAAGAATGAAAACCCAGTGGACTATACGG TTCAAATACCCCCCAGCACCACCTACGCTATTACACCCATGAAACGCCCGATGGAGGAAGATGGGGAGGAAAAGTCTCCtagcaaaaagaagaagaagattcaGAAGAAAG AGGAGAAGGCAGAGCCTCCACAAGCGATGAACGCCCTGATGAGACTGAACCAGCTCAAACCAGGGCTGCAGTACAAACTGATCTCCCAGACTGGTCCAGTGCACGCCCCCATTTTCACCATGTCAGTCGAGGTGGACGGGAGCTCCTTCGAGGCCTCTGGGCCCTCCAAAAAGACTGCCAAGCTGCACGTGGCTGTGAAG GTGTTACAGGACATGGGCTTGCCCACGGGCGCTGAAGGCAGAGACTCCAGCAAGGGGGAGGACTCCgctgaggagacagaggcgaagCCCGCTGTGGTGGCTCCTCCACCCGTGGTGGAGGCCGTCTCGACCCCCAGTGCTGCCTTTCCCTCTGATCCCACCACCGAG AACGTAAAACAGCAGGGGCCGATCCTGACCAAGCATGGCAAGAACCCTGTTATGGAACTGAATGAGAAGAGGCGTGGCCTCAAGTACGAACTCATCTCAGAGACGGGGGGCAGCCACGACAAACGCTTCGTCATGGAG gtCGAGGTGGATGGCCAGAAGTTTCAGGGTGCTGGCTCAAACAAAAAGGTGGCCAAAGCATATGCCGCCCTGGCTGCACTAGAAAAGCTGTTCCCTGACGCCCCTCTCTCCCTGGAGGCCAACAAGAAGAAGAGAGCCCCTGTGCCTGTGAGAGGCGGCCCCAAATTTGCTGCTAAG ccaCATAACCCTGGGTTCGGCATGGGGGGTCCCATGCACAATGaagtgcccccaccccccaacctccGAGGAcggggaagaggagggaacatCCGTGgtcgagggagagggagaggattcGGTGGTGCCAACCATGGAGGCTACATGAATGCTG GCGCTGGGTATGGCAGCTACGGGTATGGAGGCAACTCAGCGACTGCCGGCTACA GTCAGTTCTACAGCAACGGAGGGCATTCGGGGAATGCtggtggtggcggcggcgggggcggtggTGGCTCTTCTGGCTACGGTTCCTACTACCAAGGTGACAACTACAACTCCCCAGTGCCCCCAAAACACGCCGGGAAGAAGCAGCCGCACGGGGGCCAACAGAAGCCCTCATATGGCTCAGGCTACCAGCCCCACCAAGGCCAGCAGCAGTCCTACAGCCAGAGCCAGTATAGCAACTACGGACCCCCACAGGGCAAGCAGAAAGGCTACAATCATGGACAAGGCAACTACTCCTCGTACTCCAACTCTTAcggctcccctggaggtggaggCGGATCCGACTACAGCTACGAGAGCAAATTCA ACTACAGTGGTAGTGGAGGCCGAAGCGGCGGGAACAGCTACGGCTCAGGCGGATCGTCCTACAACCCAGGGTCGCACGGGGGCTATGGAGGTTCTGGGGGCGGCTCCTCATACCAAGGCAAACAAG GAGGCTACTCGTCACAGTCCAACTACAACTCTCCAGGGTCTGGCCAGAATTACAGCGGTCCTCCCAGCTCCTACCAGTCATCACAAGGGGGCTATGGCAGAAATGCAGACCACAGCATGAACTACCAATACAGATAA
- the ILF3 gene encoding interleukin enhancer-binding factor 3 isoform X3, which translates to MRPVRIFVNDDRHVMAKHSSVYPTQEELEAVQNMVSHTERALKAVSDWIDEQEKGSSDHAESENVDVPAEDEGKEGAGEQKTEHMTRTLRGVMRVGLVAKGLLLKGDLDLELVLLCKEKPTTALLDKVADNLAIQLTAVTDDKYEILQSVDDAAIVIKNTKEPPLSLTIHLTSPVVREEMEKVLAGETLSVNDPPDVLDRQKCLAALASLRHAKWFQARANGLKSCVIVIRVLRDLCTRVPTWGPLRGWPLELLCEKSIGTANRPMGAGEALRRVLECLASGIVMPDGSGIYDPCEKEATDAIGHLDRQQREDITQSAQHALRLAAFGQLHKVLGMDPLPSKMPKKPKNENPVDYTVQIPPSTTYAITPMKRPMEEDGEEKSPSKKKKKIQKKEEKAEPPQAMNALMRLNQLKPGLQYKLISQTGPVHAPIFTMSVEVDGSSFEASGPSKKTAKLHVAVKVLQDMGLPTGAEGRDSSKGEDSAEETEAKPAVVAPPPVVEAVSTPSAAFPSDPTTENVKQQGPILTKHGKNPVMELNEKRRGLKYELISETGGSHDKRFVMEVEVDGQKFQGAGSNKKVAKAYAALAALEKLFPDAPLSLEANKKKRAPVPVRGGPKFAAKPHNPGFGMGGPMHNEVPPPPNLRGRGRGGNIRGRGRGRGFGGANHGGYMNAGAGYGSYGYGGNSATAGYSDFFTDCYGYHDFGSS; encoded by the exons atg CGTCCAGTGAGAATTTTTGTGAATGATGATCGCCATGTGATGGCAAAGCACTCCTCCGTTTACCCCACGCAAGAGGAACTGGAGGCGGTCCAGAACATGGTGTCCCACACGGAGCGGGCTCTCAAAGCTGTGTCGGACTGGATCGATGAGCAAGAGAAAGGCAGCAGCGACCACGCCGAGTCTGAGAATGTGGATGTGCCCGCGGAAGACGAGGGCAAAGAAGGGGCTGG GGAGCAGAAGACAGAGCACATGACCAGAACCCTGAGGGGAGTGATGCGTGTTGGCCTCGTGGCCAAGGGCCTGCTGCTCAAGGGGGATTTGGACTTGGAGCTGGTGCTGCTGTGTAAGGAGAAGCCCACAACTGCCCTCCTGGACAAGGTGGCCGACAACCTGGCCATCCAGCTCACT GCTGTCACAGATGACAAGTATGAAATACTCCAGTCTGTTGATGACGCTGCGATTGtgataaaaaacacaaaagagcCTCCATTGTCCCTGACCATCCACCTGACCTCCCCTGTtgtcagagaagaaatggagaaagtatTAGCTGGAG AAACGCTATCAGTCAACGACCCCCCGGACGTTCTGGACAGGCAGAAATGCCTTGCTGCCTTGGCGTCCCTCCGACACGCCAAGTGGTTCCAG GCCAGAGCCAACGGGCTGAAGTCGTGTGTCATTGTCATCCGGGTCCTGAGGGACCTGTGCACCCGAGTGCCCACCTGGGGTCCCCTCAGAGGATGG CCCCTCGAGCTTCTCTGTGAGAAGTCCATCGGCACAGCCAACAGACCCATGGGTGCTGGCGAGGCCCTGCGGAGGGTGCTGGAGTGCCTGGCTTCGGGCATCGTCATGCCAG ATGGTTCTGGCATTTATGACCCTTGTGAAAAAGAAGCCACTGATGCTATTGGGCATCTAGACAGACAGCAACGGGAAGATATCACACAGAGTGCGCAG cacgCGCTGCGACTAGCTGCGTTTGGCCAGCTCCATAAAGTACTGGGTATGGACCCTCTGCCATCTAAGATGCCCAAGAAACCAAAGAATGAAAACCCAGTGGACTATACGG TTCAAATACCCCCCAGCACCACCTACGCTATTACACCCATGAAACGCCCGATGGAGGAAGATGGGGAGGAAAAGTCTCCtagcaaaaagaagaagaagattcaGAAGAAAG AGGAGAAGGCAGAGCCTCCACAAGCGATGAACGCCCTGATGAGACTGAACCAGCTCAAACCAGGGCTGCAGTACAAACTGATCTCCCAGACTGGTCCAGTGCACGCCCCCATTTTCACCATGTCAGTCGAGGTGGACGGGAGCTCCTTCGAGGCCTCTGGGCCCTCCAAAAAGACTGCCAAGCTGCACGTGGCTGTGAAG GTGTTACAGGACATGGGCTTGCCCACGGGCGCTGAAGGCAGAGACTCCAGCAAGGGGGAGGACTCCgctgaggagacagaggcgaagCCCGCTGTGGTGGCTCCTCCACCCGTGGTGGAGGCCGTCTCGACCCCCAGTGCTGCCTTTCCCTCTGATCCCACCACCGAG AACGTAAAACAGCAGGGGCCGATCCTGACCAAGCATGGCAAGAACCCTGTTATGGAACTGAATGAGAAGAGGCGTGGCCTCAAGTACGAACTCATCTCAGAGACGGGGGGCAGCCACGACAAACGCTTCGTCATGGAG gtCGAGGTGGATGGCCAGAAGTTTCAGGGTGCTGGCTCAAACAAAAAGGTGGCCAAAGCATATGCCGCCCTGGCTGCACTAGAAAAGCTGTTCCCTGACGCCCCTCTCTCCCTGGAGGCCAACAAGAAGAAGAGAGCCCCTGTGCCTGTGAGAGGCGGCCCCAAATTTGCTGCTAAG ccaCATAACCCTGGGTTCGGCATGGGGGGTCCCATGCACAATGaagtgcccccaccccccaacctccGAGGAcggggaagaggagggaacatCCGTGgtcgagggagagggagaggattcGGTGGTGCCAACCATGGAGGCTACATGAATGCTG GCGCTGGGTATGGCAGCTACGGGTATGGAGGCAACTCAGCGACTGCCGGCTACA GTGACTTTTTCACAGACTGCTACGGCTATCATGATTTTGGGTCTTCCTAG